A genomic stretch from Haemophilus parainfluenzae ATCC 33392 includes:
- the glpK gene encoding glycerol kinase GlpK — protein sequence MTDKKYIIALDQGTTSSRAVLLDHNANVVEIAQREFTQIYPRAGWVEHNPMEIWATQSSTLNEVVAKAGITSDEIAAIGITNQRETTIVWEKATGTPVYNAIVWQCRRTADITDKLKADGHEEYIRNTTGLVVDPYFSGTKVKWILDNVEGAREKAERGELLFGTVDTWLVWKLTQGRVHVTDYTNASRTMLFNIHTKKWDDKMLELLNIPRSMLPEVRNSSEVYGQTNIGGKGGVRIPVAGIAGDQQAALYGHLCTRAGQAKNTYGTGCFMLLHTGDKAITSKNGLLTTIACNAKGEPEYALEGSVFIAGASIQWLRDELKIVHDSHDSEYFAQKVPDSNGVYVVPAFTGLGAPYWDPYARGAIFGLSRGSNRNHIVRATLESIAYQTRDVLEAMQSDSGQRLQYLRVDGGATNNNFLMQFQADILDVNVERPVVKEVTALGAAYLAGLAVGFWKDLDELHDKARVERTFTPDNDEEKRERRYKGWKKAVKRSLEWAKEDAE from the coding sequence ATGACAGACAAGAAATACATCATCGCGTTGGACCAAGGTACCACAAGCTCTCGTGCAGTATTATTAGATCACAATGCGAATGTTGTCGAAATCGCCCAACGTGAATTTACACAAATTTATCCACGCGCAGGCTGGGTGGAACATAATCCAATGGAAATTTGGGCAACACAAAGTTCAACATTAAACGAAGTGGTTGCAAAAGCAGGCATTACCTCAGATGAAATTGCAGCAATTGGTATTACTAACCAACGTGAAACCACCATCGTGTGGGAAAAAGCAACCGGCACACCGGTTTATAACGCGATAGTGTGGCAATGTCGTCGTACTGCAGATATTACAGACAAACTTAAAGCGGATGGTCACGAAGAATATATCCGCAACACCACGGGGTTAGTGGTAGACCCATACTTCTCCGGTACAAAAGTGAAATGGATTTTAGACAATGTAGAAGGTGCTCGTGAAAAAGCGGAACGCGGCGAGCTTCTATTTGGTACCGTGGATACCTGGCTTGTGTGGAAATTAACCCAAGGCCGTGTTCACGTAACGGATTACACCAACGCCTCCCGTACCATGTTATTTAACATCCATACGAAAAAATGGGATGACAAAATGTTGGAATTATTAAATATTCCACGCTCTATGCTGCCTGAAGTACGCAATTCTTCCGAAGTGTATGGCCAAACCAACATCGGGGGTAAAGGCGGTGTACGCATTCCAGTTGCAGGTATCGCGGGTGACCAACAAGCAGCACTTTACGGCCATCTATGCACACGCGCAGGTCAAGCGAAAAATACCTATGGTACAGGCTGCTTTATGTTGCTTCACACCGGTGATAAAGCCATTACCTCTAAAAATGGCCTATTAACCACCATCGCGTGTAACGCCAAAGGTGAACCTGAATACGCGCTTGAAGGTTCTGTCTTTATCGCTGGCGCATCAATCCAATGGTTACGTGATGAACTCAAAATCGTACATGACAGCCACGACTCCGAATACTTCGCACAAAAAGTCCCAGATAGCAATGGCGTGTACGTTGTTCCGGCCTTCACTGGTTTAGGCGCACCATATTGGGATCCATATGCACGCGGTGCAATTTTTGGTCTTTCTCGTGGTTCTAACCGCAACCATATTGTACGCGCAACCCTTGAATCTATTGCTTACCAAACCCGTGACGTATTAGAAGCAATGCAATCTGACTCTGGACAACGCTTACAATATTTACGTGTCGATGGCGGCGCAACCAACAACAACTTCTTAATGCAATTCCAAGCAGATATTTTAGATGTGAACGTAGAACGTCCAGTGGTGAAAGAAGTGACTGCACTTGGTGCGGCTTACCTTGCAGGTCTTGCAGTTGGTTTCTGGAAAGATTTAGACGAGCTTCACGACAAAGCCCGTGTAGAACGAACCTTTACACCAGATAATGATGAAGAAAAACGTGAACGTCGTTATAAAGGTTGGAAAAAAGCCGTTAAACGCTCATTAGAATGGGCAAAAGAAGACGCAGAATAA
- a CDS encoding DUF7683 domain-containing protein: MSPKVRRYIEVYSNETDELLYSYKITIPDHLVIEIVSPDEDDEFAFFSYILTQEKVLSLGGKHIIDEYHNNDVGYYVACYQS, from the coding sequence ATGAGTCCAAAAGTTAGAAGATATATTGAAGTATATAGTAATGAAACAGATGAGTTGCTTTATTCTTATAAAATAACAATTCCAGATCATCTAGTTATTGAGATAGTTTCACCTGATGAGGATGATGAATTTGCATTTTTTTCATATATTTTGACTCAGGAAAAAGTTCTTTCTCTAGGCGGTAAACATATTATAGATGAATATCATAACAATGATGTTGGATATTATGTTGCCTGTTATCAATCATAG